From Balneola sp. MJW-20, the proteins below share one genomic window:
- a CDS encoding ferredoxin family protein yields the protein MKNLKLSERLGLVSYRNQSKSEIKPHIVVDTDICNSTCPHSCTTYVCPANCYTKDEEGVVHFQVEDCIECGTCMYACDQGAVDWNYPDPEIGRGVTWNFG from the coding sequence ATGAAAAACTTAAAACTATCAGAGAGATTAGGCCTCGTATCTTACCGTAACCAGTCAAAATCTGAGATCAAGCCGCATATAGTGGTAGACACAGATATTTGTAATTCGACCTGCCCGCATAGTTGTACCACTTATGTATGTCCGGCAAACTGCTATACCAAAGATGAGGAAGGCGTGGTTCATTTTCAGGTGGAAGACTGCATTGAGTGCGGAACCTGCATGTATGCCTGTGATCAGGGTGCCGTGGACTGGAATTATCCCGATCCCGAGATCGGCCGCGGTGTGACCTGGAACTTTGGATAG
- a CDS encoding four helix bundle protein, translated as MLTLNHKKLDIYKKSIELVSEIYLLTAEFPGHEQYGLTSQLRRAAVSIPSNIAEGSSRRSYKERMRFFQISRSSLVELDTQIELSLKLKYINLKELKKCDRLANDIFAMFSGLIK; from the coding sequence ATGCTGACCTTAAATCATAAAAAGCTGGATATCTATAAAAAGAGTATCGAACTCGTCAGTGAAATATATCTGCTTACTGCTGAATTTCCGGGTCATGAGCAGTATGGTCTTACTTCACAACTCCGAAGAGCTGCTGTTTCGATACCATCAAATATCGCTGAGGGATCTTCCAGACGATCATATAAAGAACGAATGAGATTCTTCCAAATATCCCGATCATCTCTGGTTGAACTGGATACTCAGATAGAACTATCCCTCAAATTGAAATACATTAACTTAAAAGAACTAAAAAAATGTGACCGTTTGGCAAACGACATCTTTGCCATGTTTTCAGGTCTCATAAAATAA
- a CDS encoding FAD-dependent oxidoreductase, with protein MDDKFDCIVIGGGVAGLAAAMTLARNNMKFLLIERGEFAGAKNVSGGVLWGHDLAKLVPNYWEEEDGGWERFINHRRLTFMDDQSTFSLDFKSAHFNEPPYTGVVVLRSKFDNWLSGKVQEAIDASDYAMDSFIATNIKVDEVLMVNDKAVGIRTGEDEFHADSVIIAEGVNNLLTRQVGLQDQYVAADHMLTGIKEIIRFDQEELEQKFQLSGLSGMSNEFVGWATDGVEGGGFLYTNRDTISLGLVLGIKDMRDKQKSPHDVLNHFKTHPTIADIIKGGEIVEYSAHVVSSGDSRVMPKELYKDGILLAGEAANLLMNAGKAIQGMDYAMHSGILAAETIVKAKEKGDYSSATLKEYRKALDDSYVMKDINNFQDAVHLLHTDVMQKKVPNLVCDFGRQFFTIKNEPTPKSKDMLKGAVKRHSSLWELAKLGFKAGKSL; from the coding sequence TGATTGTATAGTCATAGGCGGTGGAGTTGCCGGATTAGCGGCAGCGATGACCCTCGCCCGTAACAACATGAAATTCCTGCTCATTGAGAGAGGGGAATTTGCAGGTGCCAAGAATGTGTCCGGAGGAGTTCTCTGGGGGCACGACCTGGCTAAACTGGTTCCCAATTACTGGGAAGAGGAAGACGGAGGATGGGAGCGATTCATCAACCACCGTCGCCTGACTTTCATGGACGATCAATCAACGTTCTCGCTGGATTTCAAGTCCGCACACTTTAATGAGCCACCGTATACAGGGGTTGTGGTACTGCGTTCGAAGTTTGATAACTGGCTTTCCGGCAAAGTGCAGGAAGCTATTGATGCCAGTGACTATGCCATGGACTCCTTCATTGCCACGAATATCAAGGTGGATGAAGTGCTCATGGTAAATGATAAAGCCGTTGGTATCCGAACCGGAGAAGATGAGTTTCATGCGGATTCGGTGATCATTGCTGAGGGTGTAAACAATCTGCTGACCCGTCAGGTAGGCCTGCAGGACCAATACGTTGCAGCCGATCATATGCTGACCGGGATCAAAGAGATCATCCGTTTTGACCAGGAAGAACTGGAGCAGAAGTTCCAGCTGAGCGGTCTCAGTGGGATGTCCAATGAGTTCGTAGGCTGGGCAACCGACGGTGTGGAAGGCGGTGGATTTCTCTATACCAACCGCGACACGATCTCCCTTGGACTGGTACTTGGCATCAAAGATATGCGCGACAAGCAGAAGAGTCCGCACGATGTGCTGAATCATTTCAAGACCCATCCGACCATCGCTGATATCATTAAAGGCGGTGAGATCGTGGAGTATTCCGCCCATGTGGTTTCTTCCGGAGACTCACGCGTGATGCCTAAGGAATTATATAAAGATGGTATTCTGCTGGCCGGTGAAGCGGCTAACCTGCTGATGAATGCAGGTAAGGCCATACAGGGAATGGATTATGCCATGCATTCCGGGATACTGGCAGCTGAGACCATTGTGAAAGCCAAAGAGAAAGGCGATTACAGTTCAGCCACGTTGAAAGAGTATCGCAAAGCCCTGGACGACAGTTATGTGATGAAAGACATCAACAATTTCCAGGATGCCGTACACCTGCTGCACACCGATGTGATGCAGAAAAAAGTACCAAACCTGGTCTGTGATTTCGGACGACAGTTCTTCACCATCAAGAACGAACCCACTCCAAAATCCAAAGACATGCTCAAGGGCGCCGTCAAGAGACATTCAAGCCTCTGGGAGCTGGCGAAGTTAGGATTTAAAGCTGGGAAGTCGCTTTAG